The Actinomyces faecalis genome includes the window TCGGGCCAGCCCAGCGACATGCCGCACTTGCGGCACGTGTCGGCCCCGGTCCGGACGAAGCCCATGCAGCGGCCGCAGCGCAGGCGACCCCAGCAGGTCGACTTCTTCTGTCGTCTGGCGTTGGTAGAGTTGGACATGAGAACTCCTTGTGATTGGTGTTCCACCCCTCCGGACTGTTGACATGGGCCGGAGGGGACTTGTGGTTGGAGGTGTTGTTATGCGGCTTGCTCCTCGATGAGCCGCTGAACCGGAATGTCGAGCCATTTGACGACCGTCTCGATCTCGTCGAGGTCCATGCTCACTTCGCCTGTCATTCGGCGAGAGGCGGAGGACTGACTGAGACCAAGAGCAGAAGCAAGGTCTGAGCTTGATCTGCGGCGGAACGCCATTTCGGCTCGCAAGCGGCCAGCAGCGATCTGAGTGAGCGTCTCTCGTGAACTCACGTGAGTTAACTTAACCTGAGCGGGTTTGATCGTCAACTCTCGGGCACAGTCGGCGTGTCGTGGGTACCCTTGTGCCTATGACCTCAGAGCTTCATCGGTGTGTATCCGCTGCTGTCAGGGCGCAGTTGGCCGTCCAGCGGGTGTCTGGAAACACGCTGGCTGGACGCATCGGCAAGAGTCAGAACTACGTCGCGGTACGCCTGCGAGACGAGAAGCCGTTCACTCTCGATGACGTTGAGTTGATCGCAGACGTTCTCAGCAATGAAGGTGTCGAGAGATTCCTTGAGGATGCCCTCAATGGGCAGATGGGGTACGTACTTGCGCTACGCACCTCCGACGACTCCATCAGAACCCCCACCGCCCCCGCCCCCACCAGCGACGGCGCCGACGTCCTCGCCTTCCCCCCGCCACCCCCACCACCCGTCGACCTAGCAGCAGCCCGCCAGGTCAGCCACCGCCCCGAGTGGGAAGCCACACACCAGTGGGACCAGGTCGGCGAGGAGACACAGGTCAGGGACGACGAGGACGAGGGGGGGCAGTGAGCGATCCGGCTCAGCAGCCGCTCGATACTGTCGGAGACATCTGGGATGCTCAGAGGGTGCCGACCAGGACCTACACCGAACGCGCCTCCTTCACCTTCCACGGCCTTGCCGTGGAAGGTGGGACGATGCGCGCCGCCGAGTTCGGGCAGGCCCTCATCGGCTACTCCAAGATGGTCGGCGAGGCCGCGCGCACCATCAGTCCCAAGGCGGGCGACGTCGACGTGCGCGTGCTCTCCACCGAGCGGGGATCGTTCATTACTGTCCTCAGCGTCTCGGTTGACCTGAGCCACGTCCAGGCCCTCTGGGAGTGGTTCGGCACCCCTGATGCCGAGGCCGCCGCCCGAGCACTCGACATGGTTGCCGACGGCACAGAGGAGGCAACCAAGCTCACGCTCTACATTGCGGGAGCGGTCGCCTTGTGCAAGAGGCTACGAGGCAGGCGGATTGCTCGGCGCGAGAAGGTCGACAAGCACCATGACAGGATCATCATGGAGGATGGCGAAGACTTTCTTGCCGTCGCCAAGGCTGTGGATGTCGCAGAAAACCCTACCTTCCGGAAGGCTGTCAAAGATTTCTCCGCTCCTATCACCAGGCCCGGCATCGAGTCGGTCACTCTTGACGCCGGCGAGGAAAGCGAGACCATCACCCCGGCGGACCGTAACTGGTTCTCGGACGAGGAAGCGGACAAGGACCTGGTAGAGGTCATCCCGATGCGCCTCCAGGTCGAGAGAGTGGCCTTCGATGGAGGTGCATGGCGCTTTACTGACATGGCGCCGTCTGACGGCTCTGCGCCCTACGCCTTTGCTGCGGAAATCGATGACGAGGCGTTCTTGGATGACGTCGCCGCTCGGCGACTCCGCTTCGCTGTCGGAGACGAGCTGGACGCTATTGTCGAGGTCGTGTATCCGCGAGTTCCTCGCCGAGGTGCTCGTAGACACTTTCGCGTGCGCTCGGTCGAGAAGGTGTATGGCAGCAACGTGAAGGCGTCAGAAGGGTTCCTGACTCCTGACGGCCTGGATCTACGTGACGAGATGCTCCCACCTCACACGAGCTGACTGGCGTAAGCACAAGAGGGCTGCCTGACGTTCGTGTCGCACCCCGCCGCTAGCCTGCCCTCGTGTTCCATCCGTGGCGGTACCTGCGCGACACCCACCCCGGCGTGCTCGTCTGGCACACCAGGACCCTGCCACCCACCGTCCTGGGCGTCACCGACGGGCAGGACGTGTGGCTGGACGCCGACATGACGCAGGCCGAGCGCCGCTGCACCCTCGTCCACGAGACCATCCACATCGAGCGAGGCCACCACGGCTGCCAGCCGCCCGCCGTGGAGGCCAGCGTCGAGCGCGAGGCCGCACGCCGCCTCATCCCCCTGCACGCGCTGGGGGAGGCCCTGGCGTGGGCGCGCAGCGAGGCAGAGGCTGCCGAGGAGCTGTGGGTGGACGTGGCCACGCTGAGGGTGCGCCTGGCGTCCCTGAACCACGCAGAGCGCGGCTACCTGAAGCGGCGCCTGGAGGAGTAGGCCGAGCGCGATCGCCGCCGAGACGGGGCTACCCAGGTGGGTGGTGCCCGCCTACCGGCGCACCCTGCGGAGGGCGCGCTAGGCGCCGATCTGCGCCACCTGGGCGTCCTCGACCACCTCAGCGTCCACCACCTCCCCGCCCGCCACCGCCCCCAGCGCCCCGGACAGGGCGGACAGCTGGGCGCGCAGCGCCTCCATCTGCTCGGCCAGCCCCGCAGTCGCCCGCCCCAGGTCCGGGGACGGGGCGGGGGAGGCGAAGGCGGGGGAGGTGACGTTGACGATCGCCTCGGCGGCGTCCGTGGCCGCCGCGTAGGCGTCCGGCGTCAGGTGCCCGTAGGTGTCCACCGTCGTCGTGATCGACTTGTGCCCCAGGCGCCGCTGTACCGCGATGATCGGCACGCCCGCCCCCAGCAGCAGCGAGGCGTGGGTGTGGCGCAGGTCGTGCACGCGCGGGGCCTTGGTCAGCCCCGCCTCCGCCGCCCGCCTGAGGGCCGGGTGCCACACGCGGGTAGAGAAGTGCTGGGACTGCACCCGCCCGCCCTCGCGGGTAGTGAAGACCAGGTCCGTGGACGCCTTACCATCCACCGCGACCGCCAGCGCCCTGGCCAGGTTCGCCGGCAGCGCCACGGTGCGCGTGGTCGCGCCCTTGGTGCCGCCCAGGTACACCCCGCCCGGGCCGTCACCCTTCTTCCACGCCCGGCAGATACGCACCGTCGCAGGGCTCGCGCCCAGGTCCAGGTCGCGCACCTGCACGGCGGTAGCCTCCCCGAACCTGGTGCCGGTGCCCGCCAGGAAGGACACCAGGGGACGCCAGTAGGGGTCGACGGCCTCGATGAGCACGCCCAGCTCGTCGCGGGTGAGGAAGGTGGTTCGCTCGCCCTTGACGTCGTCGTCAGGCACCTTCACGCCCCTGGCCGGGTTGGTGCGCAGCAGGCCCTCCTCCACGGCGGCCTTGAGGACCTGGGACAGCAGGCGCTGGGCCTCACGGATCGTCTTGCACGACAGGGGCGCGGGCTCGGCCCCCTTGCGCCTGGGGGCGCGTGAGGCGCGCATGGAGGCCACCCAGGCCACCACGGTGGAGCGCTCGACCTGGGTCAGCAGCAGCGACCCCAGGGGCCGGTCGAGGTAGCGGGCGAACACGCGCCGGTAGCCGTCGACGGTGCCGGGGGTGGCGTAGGAGGCCACCTGCTGCAGGTAGGTGGCGAACCACGCGCGCAGCGTGGGGACGGCGGTCGCGGCGTCCGCGGCGTCCAGGGCGGCCAGGGCCGCCGGGGCCCCCAGGGAGGTGACCAGGTCGCAGAAGGACTCGGCGGCGGCGGCGGTGGGGAAGGACTCCTGCACGCGCGGCCCGCCGGGGTAGGTGGACAGGCGCACCTGGTAGCGGCACGAGCCGTCCTTGCGCCGCACCTGGCGCACGGTGGGGCGGCGCCTGCGCGGGGTGGACAGGGCGGTGCCTGTCGGGAGTGTGAGGGTGAGCTGTCCCGTGGAAGCCATGAGCAGCGTATGTCCTGACATACGGGGTGCCCCACCGGGCGAACGACGCACGAAAGTGGCACCAAACTGGCACCGGTCGACAGTGCAACGTTGAACAACCGTCACTTTTCGTTGGAATAGCAACGGTTTCTCTCGGGGTGGCTGACGGGGCTCGAACCCGCGACCTCCTGGACCACAACCAAGCGCTCTGCCAACTGAGCTACAGCCACCACTGCTGCGAACGTGCCGCAACGAGTCGGTACTTTATCGGCTTGTCGGTGGCGCCACCAAACTGTCGGCCGTGCACTGTGTCACGTTCACGGTGGTACCGCTGGCGGGTCCATGCGGTTCGCGGCGCCAGGCCTTGTTCAGCCTGCCTCCAGGCGAGGTCGCTGACCAGGAGAGGTCAGGCGAGAGACGCCGTCGGGTGCGCCGTGATCTCGTCTGCCGCAGCCTTGCACTCCTGCGAGCTCGGTCCCTCGCCGGAGGGGAAGAGGACGGCGCGGTAGTAGCGTAGCTCGTCGATGGACTCCAGGATGTCTGCCAGTGCGCGGTGGCCGCCGTGCTTCTCCGGCGCCTGGAAGTAGGTGCGCGGGTACCAGCGCTTGGCCAGCTCCTTGATCGAGGACACGTCCACGATCCGGTAGTGCAGGTAGTTGATGAGCTCGGGCATGTCGCGCACGAGGAAGGACTTGTCGGTGCCCACGGAGTTGCCAGCCAGCTGGGCGGTTCCGGCCTGCGGGACGAGGGACTTGACGTAGTCCAGGACCACCTGCTGCGCCTCAGCCATCGTCATGCCACCGTCGAGCTCGTCGAGCAGCCCGGAGGAGGTGTGCATCGTGCGCACGAAGTCGTTCATCTGCTCCAGGGCCTCGGGGGAGGGCTTGATCAGGACGTCGATTCCCTCGTCCAGCGGCTTGAGCTCGTAGTCGGTGACGACGACGGCGACCTCGATGAGCGCGTCCTTACCAAGGTCGAGCCCGGTCATCTCGCAGTCGATCCACACCAAGGGGTCAGAAGTTGTCATCTGTCGGCTCACGGCTCCGCAGTCTACGCGTGACCGTGACGGAGTGGGGCAGGGCGGGTGACCTCCAGCCCGGAGCCGGCGCCGTGACGGACGACGGCGCCCGCCACGTGACGCTGCTTGCTATCCTTCGCTGTCAGGTGGCCACCTGGCTGCCTGTCGCCTCCGTAGCTCAATGGATAGAGCATCGGCCTTCTAATCCGCAGGTTCCCGGTTCGAGTCCGGGCGGGGGCACCACTCATCGCCCGGCGCGGGCGTCATCAGCGCCCACGGCGTCGTACCGAGCGTCTCCGCGACAATGTCCAGGTCCTCGAGCTGCCACTGACGCTCCCCGCGCCACCTGAGCGCTACTGCATTGCGGGCCATACCGATTGCGCGCGAGAGGTCGGAGGCGTTCCAGCCCACCCGTGCCGCTGCCATGCGGACGTTCGCGGCGACGATCTCAGCTGCTGTTGTCGCGGGAGCAGTCTTGGGCTTCGGAAGTGTCATCGTGCTCATGCGTCAATGATGACACGAAACGGGTCATGTCGCATTGGATATCTATGGGGCGACACGCCGAGAGGAACTACGCGCTTGTGATTTGTCCTCGAAATGAGTCATCATCACTCGCATGAGTCAGCGACTATCGGCGCCTCAGGCCGCGACGACGCGGGCCGCGCGCAACCTCATGCAAGAACGTCAGTGGTCACAGGCGGACCTAGCCCACGCCCTCGACATGATGACTTCGACCCTCCGAGGCCGTCTGTACGGCCATCGTCGTTGGACGTTGGACGACCTCGACCGCCTGGCCCTGCTGGGTGCTGAGGTGCCTGCCTTCGGGGAGGTGGGGGCGTGAGCGGGGGGCCTGTGTATAACCCTCGTGTGGTGCAGGACTGCCTGGCCCTGGAACCGGCGGGTGTGAGTGCTGGTGTGGACACCCTGGGGAGGCTGTGCCTGTACCTGGAGGGCCTGACCCAGCCGGTGGCCGTGGTGCTGTGCCCTCTGGAGGACGCCCACCACATCGAGTACATGATCCGTGCCACTGCCGCCGTGTACACCGTGCCGGACGACGCCTCCGAGATCGCCACCACCACGCCCGCCGCGCCTGGGATGCCGACGCCTCGTGACGTGTTCGGGGGTGAGCGGGCGTGATTGCTCAGTGGTCCGACGTGACGGCCTCCCTGTGGATCGTGGCCGCATTCGGCTTCGGTGCGTGGGTGGGGCGCGTGTTTCGTCGTGGTGTGCGTCTGACCCTGGCCGGGTGGGCCTACGGGGCCGCGTGCCGCCTGGAGCGTGTCTCTGACCGGCTCATCGGCTCGGTCGTGCGCGCAGGGAGGGACCAGTGATGGTGACCTTCCTGCTGACTCTCCTTGGTGTCCTCATGGTCATGGCCGGGTGGGGCGTGGCCTGCCTGGCCGTCCTGGGCCTGGCCCATGTCTATGGTGCGGGCCTGCGTCCCTCGGTGGCCGGGTGGGTGGCTGTCGTCGTGCTCCTGCTGGTGGCTGTGGGTCTGTGTGCGGGCGGGGTGAGGCTGCTGTGAGTACCGACCCGCTGCTTGGCCCTATGGGCACGCCCCTGGACGCCGTGGCCCGCCAGGGCCTGGCCGACGGCGACGCTGCCTCCTGCATCGAGCAGGTGCGCTGGGCCCGCCATGCCGCCGTGCTCACTCCTACCGGTGGGCTGGTGCGTGCCGTGGATACCGGCCACCGCCCCGGGGACATCATGGGCCGCCTCAGGGCTGACGGCGGGATACCTGATCCGGTGGCCGTGTGCGGGACGTGTGGCCAGGGGTGGCCGTGCCGGTCGCGTCGGCTGGAGGCGGGGGCGGGGCTGTGAGTGCGCCGCTGACTCGCCCGGCCCGTGCCCCGCGCCGTCGTCTGCGCACGGCCACGGCCCGCATGAAGACCAGCACGCTGGTGGACATGCTGGAGATGCGGGGGTGGGGCGCGCTCAACGACGTGGGCCGTAAGGGCACCCGCGCCACCCTGCGCGCCCTGGTGCTGTCCCTGCCCTTCGGGTCGGGGGAGGGGTATGCCACCGTCCCACAGATCGCCTACAAGGCAGGTTACAGCTCGCGTCACTGGGTGGGGGAGATGCTGGCCGACCTGGAGGGCCTGGGCCTGGTCACCTGGCGGCGTGGCGGGGTGTATCACGGCGAGCCCGTGCCCTCCTACTTCCGTATCAATAAGCAGCTCCTCGCTGACCTCGTGAACTCCGCGCGCGAGCAGTGCGCGGAGGAGCTGGCGGCCATGCGCGTCAAGATGCGCGCCCACCTGGCCAAGTGGCGCCACCTGCGCTACATCGCGCCAAAAACGCGCAAGCCCCGCCCCGACATTTCGCAGGCGCCGCAAGGGCAAACCGCCTCCTCGCAGAGTACAGTCACCGGTCACCCAACCCCCCAGGGTGGGGAGGCCCCGGTAAGCGGGGGGCCTCACACGCTTACAACGCCTTCTGATAAGCGGAGCGCTTCGCGCGCTCACTGCCCGGACGAGCCCGCCCGTGGGCGGGACGGCACCCCGGCTCACCCGATCAGCCTCATGCGCAAGGTCGCAGCCATGGCCGGGCCACGCAGACGCGTCACCCCTGCCGCCAGGGCCGCCCTGCCCTGGCAGGACCCGCGCCCCATGCCCGACCCCTCACCCGCCGTCCTGGCCGCCAGAGCAGCAGCGGCTGACGCCGCCGCTGCTGGAGCAAGGAGGAAGATGTCATGACGGCCACGCGCCCATACGTGCCGGTGCCGTGCATCCACGGACACGAGGACTACCGCCTGTGCCTGGCCTGCCAACGCAAACTCACCCACGACCGAGCGGACACAGCCAAACGCTCGCGCCGACGCGTGAGCCTGCCAGACACGTCCGCTAGCCCCGAGCCTCTGCCCGCACCTCCACCTGAGCCGGTCCCGGCGTCAGCTGAGGCGATAGCAGCAGCCCGCCAGGCAGCGGCCCAGGCCCAGGCACACAGCACCACCACCCACCAGGCCCGCCGCTACGCACGCGACGCCGAGGCGGCCCAGGCCCGCCGCGCCGTCATCGCCCAGGCCATGGCATCCCTGTACAAGACAAGGAGCGTGTAGTGATGGAGCACGAGCCGCGCGAGTTCTGGACGGCTAGGGAGATGGCGGCGCAGCTGAGTATCAGTGAGAAGGAGCTGGCTGCCCTGCGCACACGCGGGGACGGCCCGCCCTTCATCTACCTGGGCCGCCGTGTGCGCTACCCCGTGGCAGCCGTGCGCCGCTGGACCATGGCCCGCTCACGCTGCCAGACAGGAGCGGGCAGGTGACCGACCACCACGCTGAGTGGAAGGCGATACCGTACGCACAGCGCCGGGACCTGATCGCCCAGGTGCGTGAGCGGGACGGGAGCCTGTGCCACCTGTGCGGCCTGTACGTGGGTGAGGACGAGGAGAGCGCGGACCACATCGTGCCCGTCTCCCAGGGCGGGCGCTCGAGCGTGGACAACCTGGCTCTTGCTCACCGTCACTGCAACTACGCACGCGGCAACCGGCCGGCCACCACCACGCCGTCGGTGCCTGTGCCAGAGCATGACGGCCTGGCCGACTTCATCCGAGCGGACGAGGCGGCGGGCCGCGCGTGACCGCCACTAGTTTTTCTGAAGAAAAGCATCACGGAACACCCCGCGCCAGCGTGTTCTCTCCCCCAAAGTCGGGAAGAAAAAAGCGGAAGGAGGACAGGAAATGACGATTGCGGCCCTGCCCGGAATGGAAATCGCGGAAAAGCCACGAATCACCGACGGACCTATGCTCACGGCCACAAAAACAGTCGTGGACCGGATACAAACCGATCCTGTCTTGTCCTCGCGATATGCTGCCCTGTGCGCCCTGGCCCTGGTCATGGGGGAGGACGTCGATAACATCGACTACACCGAGAAGGCCTACGCGCGTACCAAGCTCTACGACGCGGCCGCCAAGGTCTGTCAGGCCCTGGCCGAGGCTATGGCGGAATCTGGCGGCGGGGACATCCTCACCGCCACCCTGGAAGCCATTAGGGCCACTGACACTATCGCCGCCGACGCGGAAGGCGATGACCTGTGACAGGCCGGTTCCCGCGCTTTACTCACCTCCCCGCCCCACGCCACTGCCCCCGCCCGGACCCCGCCTACCCGTACAACGAGGGCCGCGAGATCGCGAGCGTGTGCCACCTGCTGGGCTCCTCCCTCCAGCCCTGGCAGCGTATGACCATCAACCGCGCCACGCAGTACCGCCCCGCCCGCGACATCAGGGGCCGTCGTGTACGCGAGTACAAGTACAAGAAAATCCTTGTTTCCGTGCCCAGACAGTCCGGTAAGACCTTCCTAACGGGGCCGCTTCAGATATGGCGGCTCCTGTGCCACCCCGGTGAGGGTCATCTCTACACCGCCCAGACCGGTGCGGACGCCGGAGCCCGTATGCGCGAGCTGCTGGCCCTGGTGGCTGAGTCACCCTCCCGCGCCCTGTTCCGCCCCCGCTACTCCAACGGCTCCGAGGGCCTGGCCGTCATGGGGACCGGCGCCACCCTGACCCGCTTCAGCCCCACCCTCTCATCCGTCCACGGAGGCCACCCACCGCTAGTGACCCTAGATGAGATATGGAAGTACACGTCCGACCTCGGAAACGGACTCCTAGGCGCTATCGGCCCCTCACAGGTCACTGTCCGCCAGAAAGCACAAATATGGATGGTATCAACCAAAGGTACGGCGAAAAGCGAGTTCATGAATGAACTCATTCGTCAAGGAATATCTGGCGAGGACGACTCACTGCTTTATGTGGAGTTCTCCATGCCTGACGGGGCTGACCCCTACGATCCGCATACATGGTGGGGTTTTCATCCTGCCCTAGGGAACACCATCAGTGAGGAATCATTGCGCGCCGATATGGGGCTGCCTCACGCTGAGTGGATGCGCGGGTATATGAACGTCGTCGTCTCAGCTGACAACCCCATCATCGCCCTGGAGGACTGGGACCACCTTGCAGAGGAGACTCCTACCCTGCCCTCTCTCAATGACTGCGCGATCGCCTATGAGGTCGCTGGAGGTGGGGAGTGCGCCGCCGTCGTGTCCGCGTGGCGCGACCTCCTGACACTCACCCCTCACGTCAAGGTCCTGGCCCAGCGCCCCGGCACGGCGTGGCTGACCCCCTACCTGGCCATGCTCGCCCGCCGCTGGCCCGGCGCCCACCTGTACGCCGACGACGGCGGACCCACCCGCCGTATCACCGACCACCTGACCGATATCCTGGACACCGACCGCCTGACCACGCTGACCATGACCGAGAGAGGCGTGGCGGACGGCAACCTCCTGGCTGCCGTCACCGAGACCGGTGCCCTACGACATGACGGCTCCACGGCCTTGCGCATGGCGGTAGCCAACGCTGCCATGCGCACCACCAACGCCGTCGAGCGCCTGGACCGCGACAAGTCAACCGCCCCTATCGCCGCCCTGATCGCCGCCTCCGTCGCCCTGTGGGGAGCTGACCACACCGCCGACGCGTGGGCCGTGCCCGCGTGGGCCGTTCAGGACTAGACGGGTACTGCCCGGGTACCAGACAGGACAACCCACCCCCAAACCTAGCCACCCCACCACAGCCGGGCGCAGTCTCCCGCTATGGCATCACTCCAGGCACTGGCACGGCTGCTCACCCGCAGCGCCGACACGGGCAGCGACCTCACCCGCGCAGTGATCGCCCTGTCCCAGCGCCACGAGGGCATCCAGCCACCCACCCGCCCCATGGGGGACCCACGCTCCCTCGTCGCCGTCTACCGAGCCGTCCAGGTCCTGACCACCGCCGCCGCGCAACTGCCCATCACCGTCCGCCGGGCCGGCGCCACCATCACCCCGCCGGCACACGTCGCCCAGCCAGACCCCCGCATGACACCGGGGGAGTGGAAGACCCACATGGTCGCCTCCCTCGCCCTCCACGGCAACGCCTACGCCCTCATCGAGCGCGACACGGACGGCACCATCCTCGCCCTGCGACCCCTGGACCCCGCCCGCGTATTCGTCAGCGTCAACCCCACCACCCACGCCCTGCGCTTCGGGGCCGAAGGCCGCACCCTGACCTCCTACGACGTCCTGCACGCCCACCTCCAGCCCGCCCGCCCCTCCGAGCCCCTAGGCCTGGGCCCCATCCAGGCCGCCCGCTCCGAGCTCGAAGGCGCCCACCACACGCGCGACTACGCCACACAGTGGTTCACCGGCACCGGCCTGCCCTCCGGCATCCTCACCGGCCCCGCCGGCGCCACCTTCGAGGACGCCCTCAAGGCCCGCAACCTGTGGAACGGCCTCACCCCGGACGGAGCCAAGGCCCTACCCGGCGACAACCCCAGCCGCGTGCGCGTGACCTCCAAGGGCTACGACTTCAAGCCCGTGGCAATCACCCCAGAAGATGCCCAGTGGCTGGAAGCACGACAGTTCGACACCCTCCAGGTCGCCCGCCTGTTCGGCATCCCCTCCACCCTCATGCTCGCCGCCCCAGACGGCGGCTCCATGACCTACTCCAATATCGAGCAGGACTGGATCGCCTTCACCCGCTTCACCCTCATGGCCTACCTACGCCCCCTAGAGGAAGCCCTCACCAGCCACACCGTGCGCGGCCAGTCCGTCCGCTTCAACCTGGACGGCCTCCTGCGATCAGACACCAAGAGCCGCTACGACTCCTACGCCATCGGCCTCGCAAACCGCTTCCTCACCATCGACGAGGTACGCGCCCTCGAAGACCGCCCACCACTCCAGGAGCAGCCATGACCCTCATCCGCCGCGACGTCCCCGTCTCACTGACCACCCGCCACGCCACTACCGATGACGTGGGCACTGCTGCCCATGTCATCGAGGGCGTAGCCGTGCCCCTGTCCGAGCCCACCACCATCATCCCCGGCTACCGCGAGCAGATCGCCCCCGGCGCCGTAGACACCGCCGCCCCTGTCAGCCTGTTCTACCGGCACGGTGAGCCCATCGGCGTGGTCACCCGCCTGTGGGAGGACGCCGACGCCCTGCGCTTTGAGGCCACCGTCTCCGACACCGCCCTAGGACGCGACGCCTACACCCTCGCCCGCG containing:
- a CDS encoding helix-turn-helix domain-containing protein, whose product is MSSRETLTQIAAGRLRAEMAFRRRSSSDLASALGLSQSSASRRMTGEVSMDLDEIETVVKWLDIPVQRLIEEQAA
- a CDS encoding ImmA/IrrE family metallo-endopeptidase, with amino-acid sequence MFHPWRYLRDTHPGVLVWHTRTLPPTVLGVTDGQDVWLDADMTQAERRCTLVHETIHIERGHHGCQPPAVEASVEREAARRLIPLHALGEALAWARSEAEAAEELWVDVATLRVRLASLNHAERGYLKRRLEE
- a CDS encoding tyrosine-type recombinase/integrase → MASTGQLTLTLPTGTALSTPRRRRPTVRQVRRKDGSCRYQVRLSTYPGGPRVQESFPTAAAAESFCDLVTSLGAPAALAALDAADAATAVPTLRAWFATYLQQVASYATPGTVDGYRRVFARYLDRPLGSLLLTQVERSTVVAWVASMRASRAPRRKGAEPAPLSCKTIREAQRLLSQVLKAAVEEGLLRTNPARGVKVPDDDVKGERTTFLTRDELGVLIEAVDPYWRPLVSFLAGTGTRFGEATAVQVRDLDLGASPATVRICRAWKKGDGPGGVYLGGTKGATTRTVALPANLARALAVAVDGKASTDLVFTTREGGRVQSQHFSTRVWHPALRRAAEAGLTKAPRVHDLRHTHASLLLGAGVPIIAVQRRLGHKSITTTVDTYGHLTPDAYAAATDAAEAIVNVTSPAFASPAPSPDLGRATAGLAEQMEALRAQLSALSGALGAVAGGEVVDAEVVEDAQVAQIGA
- the orn gene encoding oligoribonuclease codes for the protein MTTSDPLVWIDCEMTGLDLGKDALIEVAVVVTDYELKPLDEGIDVLIKPSPEALEQMNDFVRTMHTSSGLLDELDGGMTMAEAQQVVLDYVKSLVPQAGTAQLAGNSVGTDKSFLVRDMPELINYLHYRIVDVSSIKELAKRWYPRTYFQAPEKHGGHRALADILESIDELRYYRAVLFPSGEGPSSQECKAAADEITAHPTASLA
- a CDS encoding helix-turn-helix domain-containing protein, producing the protein MSQRLSAPQAATTRAARNLMQERQWSQADLAHALDMMTSTLRGRLYGHRRWTLDDLDRLALLGAEVPAFGEVGA
- a CDS encoding helix-turn-helix domain-containing protein, with the protein product MEHEPREFWTAREMAAQLSISEKELAALRTRGDGPPFIYLGRRVRYPVAAVRRWTMARSRCQTGAGR
- a CDS encoding HNH endonuclease encodes the protein MTDHHAEWKAIPYAQRRDLIAQVRERDGSLCHLCGLYVGEDEESADHIVPVSQGGRSSVDNLALAHRHCNYARGNRPATTTPSVPVPEHDGLADFIRADEAAGRA
- a CDS encoding terminase large subunit is translated as MTGRFPRFTHLPAPRHCPRPDPAYPYNEGREIASVCHLLGSSLQPWQRMTINRATQYRPARDIRGRRVREYKYKKILVSVPRQSGKTFLTGPLQIWRLLCHPGEGHLYTAQTGADAGARMRELLALVAESPSRALFRPRYSNGSEGLAVMGTGATLTRFSPTLSSVHGGHPPLVTLDEIWKYTSDLGNGLLGAIGPSQVTVRQKAQIWMVSTKGTAKSEFMNELIRQGISGEDDSLLYVEFSMPDGADPYDPHTWWGFHPALGNTISEESLRADMGLPHAEWMRGYMNVVVSADNPIIALEDWDHLAEETPTLPSLNDCAIAYEVAGGGECAAVVSAWRDLLTLTPHVKVLAQRPGTAWLTPYLAMLARRWPGAHLYADDGGPTRRITDHLTDILDTDRLTTLTMTERGVADGNLLAAVTETGALRHDGSTALRMAVANAAMRTTNAVERLDRDKSTAPIAALIAASVALWGADHTADAWAVPAWAVQD
- a CDS encoding phage portal protein, producing MASLQALARLLTRSADTGSDLTRAVIALSQRHEGIQPPTRPMGDPRSLVAVYRAVQVLTTAAAQLPITVRRAGATITPPAHVAQPDPRMTPGEWKTHMVASLALHGNAYALIERDTDGTILALRPLDPARVFVSVNPTTHALRFGAEGRTLTSYDVLHAHLQPARPSEPLGLGPIQAARSELEGAHHTRDYATQWFTGTGLPSGILTGPAGATFEDALKARNLWNGLTPDGAKALPGDNPSRVRVTSKGYDFKPVAITPEDAQWLEARQFDTLQVARLFGIPSTLMLAAPDGGSMTYSNIEQDWIAFTRFTLMAYLRPLEEALTSHTVRGQSVRFNLDGLLRSDTKSRYDSYAIGLANRFLTIDEVRALEDRPPLQEQP